The following coding sequences lie in one Fimbriiglobus ruber genomic window:
- a CDS encoding SDR family NAD(P)-dependent oxidoreductase, translated as MDLELAGRTAVVFGGARGLGHAIAVALGREGARIALVDVSPVVHGVAEEFAAAGVKAVGYVADATDYAAVRATADRIRADFGSVDHVQFAVGIGSGQFGFPFWNVDPGVWDRVLRVNLVAAVNVAHAFAPGMAEARKGTFLFLSSVAGQMGSQTDPPYSAAKAGLINFAQCAAKDLAPFGVRVNTICPGMIKTDLNRSVWQAWAGQQPPDLWRSYEDWTAEKIQKVVPLNRWQTPEDVAAMAVFLASARAANVTGQTINVDGGFVMHW; from the coding sequence ATGGATTTGGAATTAGCGGGACGCACGGCGGTCGTGTTCGGCGGCGCCCGCGGCTTGGGGCACGCGATCGCGGTTGCGCTTGGGCGTGAGGGCGCGCGGATCGCACTCGTCGACGTGTCGCCGGTCGTCCACGGGGTTGCGGAAGAGTTTGCGGCCGCGGGCGTGAAAGCGGTGGGGTACGTCGCCGATGCCACGGACTACGCCGCCGTGCGGGCGACGGCCGACCGCATCCGCGCGGACTTCGGAAGCGTCGACCACGTGCAATTCGCCGTCGGAATCGGGTCGGGGCAGTTCGGCTTCCCGTTCTGGAACGTCGACCCGGGCGTTTGGGATCGCGTTCTCCGCGTGAATCTGGTGGCGGCCGTCAACGTCGCCCACGCATTCGCGCCGGGCATGGCCGAGGCCCGGAAGGGGACGTTTCTGTTCCTGTCGTCCGTGGCGGGGCAGATGGGATCGCAGACCGACCCGCCGTACAGCGCGGCGAAGGCCGGGTTGATTAACTTCGCCCAGTGCGCCGCGAAAGACCTGGCCCCGTTCGGCGTCCGCGTGAACACGATCTGCCCGGGGATGATCAAGACGGACCTCAATCGCTCCGTCTGGCAGGCGTGGGCCGGCCAACAGCCGCCGGACCTGTGGCGGTCTTACGAGGACTGGACGGCCGAGAAAATTCAGAAGGTCGTGCCGCTCAACCGCTGGCAAACGCCCGAAGATGTTGCTGCAATGGCCGTGTTCCTCGCGTCCGCCCGCGCCGCGAACGTCACCGGCCAGACGATCAACGTCGACGGCGGCTTCGTGATGCATTGGTGA
- a CDS encoding c-type cytochrome domain-containing protein yields MATKTNRSRDHAGSTLPRKGREFVPPRRGEKPPAATGRGIGIAALGMLLFAGVLVGFMMGFGKSEKKPSRVRAEVAQATPSSTPATTPNPLSGSTTPPPLTHPEPQPEPKKPEPKKPEPKKPEPKKEEAKKPEPKKPDPKPKTEPKTAVTAVPFAKVAAIFKSNCLLCHGDPTIKGGLDIRSIASIKKGGDSGPGIMPGVPAKSQLWMSIENGEMPPPNKPQLTDAEKKLIKDWIASGAN; encoded by the coding sequence ATGGCGACGAAAACGAACCGCTCCCGCGATCACGCGGGTTCGACCTTACCCAGGAAGGGTCGGGAATTTGTCCCACCGCGGCGGGGCGAAAAACCACCGGCCGCGACCGGGCGCGGGATCGGCATTGCGGCGCTCGGGATGTTGTTGTTCGCCGGAGTTTTGGTCGGATTCATGATGGGGTTTGGCAAGTCCGAGAAAAAGCCGTCGCGGGTGCGGGCCGAAGTCGCACAGGCTACGCCTTCCTCAACGCCGGCCACGACTCCGAATCCCCTGTCCGGAAGCACGACACCCCCGCCATTGACCCATCCCGAACCACAACCCGAACCGAAGAAACCGGAGCCCAAAAAACCCGAACCGAAGAAGCCGGAACCCAAGAAAGAAGAAGCCAAAAAGCCGGAGCCGAAGAAGCCCGACCCGAAGCCCAAGACCGAACCGAAAACCGCTGTGACGGCAGTGCCGTTCGCCAAGGTCGCGGCGATCTTCAAGTCAAACTGCCTGCTCTGCCACGGCGACCCGACGATCAAGGGCGGTCTCGACATCCGCTCGATTGCAAGCATCAAGAAGGGTGGCGACAGCGGCCCCGGGATCATGCCGGGCGTGCCCGCCAAGAGCCAGCTGTGGATGTCGATCGAGAACGGCGAAATGCCCCCGCCGAACAAGCCCCAACTCACGGACGCCGAGAAGAAGCTGATTAAAGACTGGATCGCCAGCGGAGCCAATTAA
- a CDS encoding GNAT family N-acetyltransferase, protein MTLPTSYRPVKLVAVDLSGRGLVEAFVFRDYPANRLSVIERDWALARERAYQEGLGSGLYLLEHSHWDWRRKEKSIEDGRHMLLALECRDETQGLMAIQRSPRHSVLSSGAAVVYVDYVEAAPWNLKASSVAPRYLGVGTILLAEAVRLSIETGHEGRVGLHSLPQAEGFYRRCGMNRLGPDSAYYDLTYFEYTGQQAVSWLAGLEGPV, encoded by the coding sequence ATGACGCTCCCGACCTCGTACCGTCCGGTCAAACTCGTCGCCGTTGATCTCTCGGGTCGAGGTCTGGTGGAGGCATTCGTATTTCGCGACTATCCCGCAAACCGTCTGAGTGTGATCGAACGTGATTGGGCGCTTGCCCGAGAGCGAGCGTATCAGGAAGGTCTTGGATCGGGACTTTATCTTCTGGAACATTCTCATTGGGATTGGCGCCGGAAAGAAAAGAGCATAGAAGATGGCCGGCACATGCTGCTGGCTCTTGAGTGCCGCGACGAGACTCAAGGGCTTATGGCTATCCAGAGATCACCTCGACATTCCGTCCTCTCATCCGGTGCAGCGGTCGTGTACGTGGATTATGTCGAAGCGGCACCTTGGAATCTGAAAGCGTCTTCGGTCGCTCCGCGATATCTCGGTGTCGGAACGATCTTGCTCGCCGAAGCCGTGCGCCTGAGCATAGAAACGGGCCACGAGGGAAGGGTCGGGTTGCACTCGCTCCCGCAGGCTGAAGGGTTCTACCGGCGGTGTGGGATGAACCGGCTCGGTCCCGATTCCGCCTACTACGACTTGACTTACTTTGAGTACACTGGCCAGCAGGCAGTATCATGGCTCGCTGGGCTGGAGGGTCCAGTATGA
- a CDS encoding 3-keto-disaccharide hydrolase codes for MRYFLSRAFSLAAVAVVSLTLSARAADPAPVSGVDAVVKKLPATEKPIHLFDGKDLDGWDGAKEYWSVQDGAIRGANTSPVPSSTYLFTKDSYRNFRLLLEVKQTRSPKHSPMHSAVAVLGERFTDKGDNAHGFKGPLVMFCNDWGVWDAHRRNRVAPGGAGGKLEKVGEWNLIEVLAVGNHIRCAANGGLVFDFTDKPEMLKESPIGLQLHANGQPQEFLFRGLVLTKDPEDKLVTAKDEAKP; via the coding sequence GTGCGATACTTCCTCTCCCGCGCCTTTTCTCTGGCGGCAGTCGCCGTCGTTTCCCTCACGCTTTCGGCCCGCGCGGCCGATCCGGCGCCCGTCTCGGGTGTGGACGCGGTCGTGAAGAAGTTGCCCGCGACCGAAAAGCCGATCCACCTGTTCGACGGCAAAGACCTCGACGGCTGGGACGGCGCGAAGGAGTATTGGTCCGTTCAGGACGGGGCGATCCGCGGCGCGAATACCAGCCCGGTCCCGAGCAGCACGTACCTGTTCACCAAGGACAGCTACCGGAACTTCCGCTTGCTGCTCGAAGTCAAGCAAACCCGGTCGCCGAAGCATTCGCCCATGCACTCGGCCGTCGCCGTCCTCGGCGAACGCTTCACCGACAAGGGCGACAACGCCCACGGCTTCAAAGGGCCACTCGTCATGTTCTGCAACGACTGGGGCGTCTGGGACGCACACCGTCGGAACCGCGTTGCCCCGGGCGGCGCGGGCGGCAAACTGGAAAAGGTCGGCGAGTGGAACCTGATCGAAGTGCTGGCGGTCGGCAACCACATCCGCTGCGCGGCCAACGGCGGGCTCGTTTTCGACTTCACGGACAAGCCGGAAATGCTGAAGGAATCACCAATCGGATTACAACTGCACGCCAACGGCCAACCGCAGGAGTTCTTGTTCCGCGGGCTGGTTCTGACGAAAGACCCGGAAGACAAGCTCGTGACCGCGAAGGACGAAGCGAAGCCGTGA
- a CDS encoding DUF2252 family protein: MDILEATSSYELWLARFCEIHDADLTYKHQQMAAPTDAFPFFRGTYYRWVQHWSELCADLAAGPRVLAVGDLHIENFGTWRDTDARLVWGVNDFDEADELSYTNDLVRLAASIRFARNDGSLNTKYSAACRQILDGYRACLEAGGEPFVLEERHAQLRALAVQGDRDPVIFWRKFTKVLNQPEVVPPEAAVAALTHDLPAKGLTPQYRERSRVGMGSLGKPRYVALVDWDGGWVARETKTVVPPATAWAAGKTDRSRSRMAEIVKRAVRCPDPFYRAGSTWITRRLAPRCSRIELKSLINADDLGCVFQSMGAETANVHLGTPNAAASIIKDLDDRPKDWLPKAARTMAKAIEEDWKTWRRSIRKSAQKPEPVANEAYASPVR; this comes from the coding sequence ATGGACATCTTGGAAGCAACATCGAGTTATGAATTGTGGTTGGCTCGGTTCTGTGAGATTCACGACGCGGACTTGACTTACAAACACCAGCAAATGGCCGCGCCGACCGACGCATTTCCGTTTTTTCGTGGGACGTACTACCGCTGGGTCCAACACTGGTCGGAGTTGTGTGCTGACCTCGCCGCCGGGCCGCGGGTTCTCGCGGTCGGCGACCTCCACATCGAAAACTTCGGCACGTGGCGCGACACGGACGCCCGGCTCGTCTGGGGCGTGAACGATTTCGACGAAGCGGACGAACTCTCCTACACGAACGACCTCGTCCGGCTCGCCGCGAGTATCCGGTTCGCCCGCAACGACGGGTCGCTGAACACGAAGTATTCCGCCGCCTGCCGACAGATACTGGACGGATACCGGGCGTGCCTGGAGGCCGGCGGCGAGCCGTTCGTCCTCGAAGAACGCCACGCCCAGCTCCGTGCGCTGGCGGTCCAGGGCGATCGCGACCCGGTCATCTTCTGGCGGAAGTTTACGAAAGTTCTGAACCAACCGGAAGTCGTCCCACCCGAGGCCGCAGTCGCCGCGTTGACGCACGATCTCCCGGCGAAGGGGCTGACGCCGCAGTACCGCGAACGGTCCCGGGTCGGCATGGGTAGTCTGGGCAAGCCGCGGTACGTGGCCCTCGTCGACTGGGACGGCGGATGGGTCGCCCGGGAAACGAAAACCGTCGTCCCCCCGGCGACGGCGTGGGCCGCGGGGAAAACCGACCGCAGCCGCTCAAGGATGGCCGAGATCGTCAAGCGCGCCGTTCGCTGCCCGGACCCGTTTTATCGGGCCGGGTCGACGTGGATCACCCGACGACTGGCGCCGCGGTGTTCTCGGATCGAGTTAAAAAGTTTGATCAACGCGGACGATTTGGGCTGCGTCTTCCAGTCAATGGGTGCCGAGACGGCCAACGTTCACCTGGGCACTCCCAACGCGGCGGCCTCGATCATAAAAGACCTGGACGACCGGCCAAAAGATTGGCTCCCGAAAGCGGCCCGGACCATGGCAAAGGCGATCGAGGAGGATTGGAAAACGTGGCGGCGCTCAATCCGGAAATCGGCTCAAAAGCCCGAGCCCGTCGCTAACGAAGCTTACGCCAGCCCCGTCCGCTGA
- a CDS encoding endonuclease/exonuclease/phosphatase family protein codes for MPTRVATFNVNNLFDRPRVFQTDGPNGPTLGGVVRDIQELQALLGRDLYDAATKARIVELLTKYQFQSDNPNRWFTINEVRGSLYDVRDGRIEIRPAGRTGWVGTVELVRDVVPSACTDNTGRVIAAVRPHVMCVAEVESRLTLDHFNRAVLRRFGWTFEHTMLIDGNDRRGIDVGLMSRFPIGAMFSHIDDPDPLDNDTGKLFNRDCPEYEVCLPSGRSLWMLCNHLKSKRVQPGGDSFAEGKRTRQANRIAELLQNYDLTHDLVVVAGDMNDTPDSPALRNLLATPNLFDVLSSLKLSGPRWTIRHLRDHEQIDFLLVSQPLWEKLSAVGVERRGMYEPGSFPEIRSREDQASDHACVWAEFDI; via the coding sequence GTGCCGACTCGCGTCGCGACGTTCAACGTGAACAATCTGTTCGATCGGCCGCGGGTTTTTCAGACGGACGGGCCGAACGGGCCGACCCTCGGCGGGGTGGTCCGCGACATCCAGGAGTTGCAAGCGCTGCTCGGCCGCGACCTGTACGACGCCGCGACGAAAGCGCGGATCGTCGAGCTGCTAACCAAGTATCAATTCCAATCCGACAATCCGAACCGCTGGTTTACGATTAATGAGGTGCGCGGCTCGCTGTACGACGTCCGCGACGGCCGCATCGAGATCCGGCCCGCCGGGCGGACGGGCTGGGTCGGGACCGTCGAACTCGTCCGGGACGTGGTCCCGAGTGCGTGTACCGACAACACCGGCCGGGTCATCGCGGCGGTCCGGCCGCACGTGATGTGTGTGGCCGAGGTCGAGAGCCGGCTCACCCTCGACCACTTCAACCGGGCCGTCCTCCGGCGGTTCGGGTGGACGTTCGAGCACACCATGCTGATCGACGGGAACGACCGGCGGGGAATCGACGTGGGACTGATGTCCCGGTTCCCGATCGGGGCCATGTTCAGCCACATCGACGACCCGGACCCGCTCGACAACGACACCGGCAAACTCTTCAACCGCGATTGCCCGGAATACGAAGTTTGCCTCCCTTCCGGTCGGTCGCTGTGGATGTTGTGCAACCACCTCAAAAGTAAGCGGGTGCAACCGGGCGGCGACTCATTCGCGGAGGGCAAGCGGACCCGGCAGGCGAACCGGATCGCCGAACTCCTTCAAAATTACGATTTGACGCACGACCTCGTGGTCGTGGCCGGCGACATGAACGACACCCCGGACAGCCCGGCCCTTCGGAATCTTCTCGCCACGCCAAACTTGTTCGACGTGCTTTCGTCGCTCAAGTTGTCCGGTCCGCGGTGGACGATCCGCCATTTGCGGGACCACGAACAAATCGATTTCTTGTTGGTTTCGCAACCGTTGTGGGAGAAACTGTCGGCGGTGGGCGTGGAGCGGCGCGGGATGTACGAGCCCGGCTCGTTCCCCGAAATTCGCTCCCGCGAGGATCAGGCTTCGGACCACGCGTGCGTGTGGGCGGAGTTCGATATTTAA